Proteins co-encoded in one Nothobranchius furzeri strain GRZ-AD chromosome 4, NfurGRZ-RIMD1, whole genome shotgun sequence genomic window:
- the lysmd4 gene encoding lysM and putative peptidoglycan-binding domain-containing protein 4, whose amino-acid sequence MWRGEHGPPAFQAPVDVHASADGQVYMFRRRPNEYALSSDEEELSILETRQMKQDQLRNVQLLEREVLDGDNLNKLALQYGCKVADIKRANNLIQEQDLFALKLIKIPVQKHGLLTETFPEWSDSQEEKSRSSPSPPQDRGRGQPHLQEVTDFLMEVDNDIDKLIKTTTDHDQGFSEKPRWFGFRRQRLNGHGADWGIQWWNAVVAMLLIGIVLPIFYVIYFKTKDGGVAAPTGVLQPSNSSNASGSRGPELFHEPG is encoded by the exons ATGTGGAGGGGCGAGCATGGCCCACCAGCCTTCCAGGCCCCAGTGGATGTTCACGCCAGCGCAGATGGTCAGGTATATATGTTCCGGAGGAGGCCGAATGAGTATGCATTGTCCTCAGACGAAGAAGAGCTCAGCATCTTAGAGACGAGGCAGATGAAGCAAGACCAACTTAGGAATGTCCAGCTGCTTGAGCGTGAGGTTTTAGATGGGGATAATCTCAACAAGCTGGCACTGCAATATGGCTGTAAG GTAGCAGATATCAAGCGGGCAAACAACCTTATACAGGAACAAGATCTATTTGCACTGAAACTGATCAAAATCCCTGTTCAGAAACACGGCTTATTAACAGAAACCTTCCCAGAATGGAGTGATTCTCAGGAGGAAAAGTCACGTTCCTCTCCATCACCGCCTCAGGACCGAGGTCGAGGCCAGCCCCATCTCCAGGAGGTCACAGACTTTCTAATGGAGGTGGATAACGATATTGACAAACTGATTAAGACCACAACTGATCATGACCAGGGTTTCTCAGAGAAACCTCGTTGGTTTGGTTTTCGACGGCAGCGTCTGAACGGACACGGGGCGGACTGGGGTATCCAGTGGTGGAACGCTGTGGTAGCCATGCTCCTGATTGGGATTGTCCTGCCAATATTTTATGTCATTTATTTCAAAACTAAAGATGGCGGGGTAGCTGCTCCAACAGGTGTTTTGCAGCCATCCAACTCATCAAATGCATCCGGTTCAAGAGGACCTGAGCTTTTTCACGAGCCGGGTTAG